In Desulfobulbus oralis, one DNA window encodes the following:
- a CDS encoding hemolysin family protein codes for MLFVFIAAVSCALITSGFCSLFEAALLSLSATQVELLAEKNPGRGGQLRAMKASINQPITAILTLNTLAHTIGASVAGAAAAALFGQNGLLWFSLCFTLAILLFTEILPKTIGVNFAQQIGLHMVLPLRLMIFVLKPLVIVAQLMTRLVPGGQVQHRFSAEELKTIASLSRKSGVIQAEQEKVIANVLQLGQITARDIMTPRTVTFTAPVKLTIREAADMEDPWRRHSRVPVYDGEPDNVVGIVLSQDVLMAAAEQHFEKTLKTLMRPVHFVPESAPVDRIFLDFFEKRQHLFVVVDEYGSVTGVISMEDILEEILGREIVDESDTARNMQDLARRWKNTRWKK; via the coding sequence TTGCTCTTCGTCTTCATTGCCGCCGTGTCCTGTGCGCTGATCACATCCGGCTTCTGCTCCCTGTTCGAGGCAGCCCTGCTGTCGCTGTCGGCAACGCAGGTCGAATTGCTCGCGGAAAAAAATCCGGGCAGAGGCGGCCAGCTCAGGGCCATGAAGGCCAGCATCAACCAGCCGATTACCGCGATCCTCACCCTGAACACCCTGGCCCACACCATTGGCGCCTCGGTGGCCGGCGCGGCCGCTGCCGCGCTCTTCGGCCAGAACGGGCTGCTCTGGTTCTCCCTCTGTTTTACCCTGGCGATCCTGCTGTTCACGGAGATTCTGCCCAAGACCATTGGCGTCAATTTCGCCCAGCAGATAGGCCTGCACATGGTGCTGCCGCTCCGGCTCATGATCTTCGTGCTGAAGCCGCTTGTCATCGTGGCGCAACTGATGACCCGGCTCGTGCCCGGCGGCCAGGTCCAGCACCGCTTTTCCGCAGAGGAGCTGAAAACCATCGCCAGTCTGAGCCGCAAATCCGGCGTCATTCAGGCAGAGCAGGAAAAGGTGATCGCCAATGTCCTGCAACTGGGCCAGATCACCGCCCGGGACATCATGACGCCCCGCACCGTGACCTTTACCGCCCCCGTGAAGCTCACCATCAGGGAAGCCGCCGACATGGAAGACCCGTGGCGGCGGCACAGCCGGGTGCCGGTCTACGATGGCGAGCCGGACAATGTGGTGGGCATCGTGCTCAGCCAGGACGTCCTCATGGCCGCTGCCGAACAGCACTTCGAGAAAACACTGAAAACCCTTATGCGGCCGGTGCATTTTGTGCCGGAAAGCGCCCCGGTGGACCGCATCTTTCTCGACTTCTTCGAAAAACGCCAGCACCTCTTTGTGGTCGTGGATGAATACGGCAGCGTCACCGGCGTGATCAGCATGGAGGATATTCTGGAAGAAATTCTGGGCCGCGAGATCGTGGACGAGTCCGACACGGCCCGCAACATGCAGGATCTGGCACGACGCTGGAAAAACACCCGCTGGAAGAAATGA